From the genome of Vicia villosa cultivar HV-30 ecotype Madison, WI linkage group LG2, Vvil1.0, whole genome shotgun sequence, one region includes:
- the LOC131652028 gene encoding calcium-dependent protein kinase 28-like isoform X1, whose product MGVCFSSTKVVSGSNGNTTNNDNRKRNSTASTETGTGTSTKAGAVTVQKHLVQSAGQRRRGPDDGQRKGNPSQQTKPKDKVGSRIPCGKRTDFGYEKDFDKRFSLGKLLGHGQFGYTYVGIDKSSGDRVAVKRLEKAKMILPIAVEDVKREVKILKELTGHENVVQFFNAFEDDSYVYIVMELCEGGELLDRILGKKDSRYTEKDAAVVVRQMLKVAAQCHLHGLVHRDMKPENFLFKSNREDSALKATDFGLSDFIKPGKRFPDIVGSAYYVAPEVLKRKSGPESDVWSIGVITYILLCGRRPFWDKTEDGIFKEVLRNKPDFRRKPWPTISTAAKDFVKKLLVKDPRARLTAAQALSHPWVREGGEASEIPIDISVLNNMRQFVKYSRLKQFALRALASTLNEGEFSDLKDQFDAIDVDKNGAISLEEMRQALAKDLPWKLKESRVLEILQAIDSNTDGLVDFTEFVAATLHVHQLEEHDSDKWQQRSQAAFEKFDLDKDGYITPEELRMVGVSETPLTILHTGMRGSIDPLLEEADIDKDGKISLPEFRRLLRTASIGSRNITSPSHRHRRA is encoded by the exons ATGGGTGTATGTTTCTCTTCCACGAAAGTCGTTAGCGGCTCTAACGGAAACACAACGAATAATGATAACCGTAAACGGAATTCGACGGCTTCCACGGAGACCGGTACCGGGACATCGACGAAGGCGGGAGCGGTGACGGTACAGAAGCATCTGGTGCAGAGCGCTGGTCAGCGGCGGAGAGGGCCGGATGATGGACAGAGGAAAGGTAATCCGAGTCAACAAACGAAGCCGAAGGATAAAGTTGGGTCGCGGATACCGTGTGGGAAGCGGACGGATTTTGGTTATGAGAAGGATTTTGATAAGAGGTTTTCGCTTGGGAAATTGTTGGGACATGGACAGTTTGGGTATACTTATGTTGGAATTGATAAATCTAGTGGAGATCGTGTTGCTGTTAAGAGACTTGAAAAAGCAAAG ATGATTCTCCCTATTGCTGTTGAAGATGTAAAGAGAGAGGTCAAGATATTGAAAGAACTTACAGGCCATGAAAACGTGGTTCAGTTCTTTAATGCTTTTGAGGATGATTCGTATGTGTACATAGTTATGGA GTTATGCGAGGGAGGAGAACTACTTGACCGGATATTGGGCAA GAAGGACAGCCGTTATACTGAAAAAGATGCTGCAGTGGTTGTAAGGCAGATGCTGAAGGTTGCAGCTCAATGTCATTTACATGGTTTAGTACATCGCGACATGAAGCCAGAG aattttcttttcaaatcaaacaGAGAAGATTCAGCTTTAAAGGCTACTGATTTTGGTTTGTCGGATTTCATAAAACCTG GAAAGAGGTTTCCAGATATTGTTGGAAGTGCTTACTACGTCGCACCAGAAGTGTTAAAACGGAAGTCAGGCCCAGAATCGGATGTATGGAGTATTGGTGTGATTACATACATATTGCTTTGTGGGAGACGGCCATTTTGGGATAAGACCGAGGATGGTATCTTCAAGGAG GTCTTACGGAATAAGCCTGATTTCCGGCGGAAACCATGGCCAACCATAAGTACTGCTGCAAAAGATTTTGTGAAGAAATTGTTGGTAAAAGATCCTCGGGCAAGATTAACTGCTGCTCAGGCTCTAT CACATCCATGGGTTAGAGAAGGAGGAGAGGCATCCGAGATTCCGATTGATATATCTGTCCTAAATAACATGCGACAGTTTGTAAAGTATAGTCGATTGAAACAATTTGCATTGAGG GCATTGGCCAGCACACTTAATGAAGGTGAGTTTTCAGATCTAAAAGATCAGTTTGATGCAATAGACGTGGACAAAAATGGCGCTATTAGTCTGGAAGAGATGAGACAG GCTCTTGCTAAAGATCTTCCATGGAAGTTGAAAGAATCCCGGGTATTAGAGATACTGCAAGCG ATAGATAGCAACACAGATGGACTAGTAGATTTCACCGAGTTTGTAGCAGCTACATTACACGTGCATCAATTGGAGGAACATGACTCTGATAAGTGGCAGCAACGGTCACAGGCTGCTTTTGAGAAATTTGACTTAGATAAGGATGGCTATATTACTCCAGAGGAACTGAGAATGGTTGGTGTTTCTGAAACTCCCTTAACAATTTTG CATACTGGTATGAGAGGCTCcattgatcctttgcttgaggAAGCCGACATTGACAAGGATGGCAAGATCAGCTTACCAGAATTCCGGAGACTTTTAAGAACTGCAAGCATTGGTTCTCGAAATATAACAAGCCCGTCTCACCGTCACAGAAGGGCCTAG
- the LOC131652028 gene encoding calcium-dependent protein kinase 28-like isoform X2 — translation MGVCFSSTKVVSGSNGNTTNNDNRKRNSTASTETGTGTSTKAGAVTVQKHLVQSAGQRRRGPDDGQRKGNPSQQTKPKDKVGSRIPCGKRTDFGYEKDFDKRFSLGKLLGHGQFGYTYVGIDKSSGDRVAVKRLEKAKMILPIAVEDVKREVKILKELTGHENVVQFFNAFEDDSYVYIVMELCEGGELLDRILGKKDSRYTEKDAAVVVRQMLKVAAQCHLHGLVHRDMKPENFLFKSNREDSALKATDFGLSDFIKPGKRFPDIVGSAYYVAPEVLKRKSGPESDVWSIGVITYILLCGRRPFWDKTEDGIFKEVLRNKPDFRRKPWPTISTAAKDFVKKLLVKDPRARLTAAQALSHPWVREGGEASEIPIDISVLNNMRQFVKYSRLKQFALRALASTLNEGEFSDLKDQFDAIDVDKNGAISLEEMRQALAKDLPWKLKESRVLEILQAIDSNTDGLVDFTEFVAATLHVHQLEEHDSDKWQQRSQAAFEKFDLDKDGYITPEELRMHTGMRGSIDPLLEEADIDKDGKISLPEFRRLLRTASIGSRNITSPSHRHRRA, via the exons ATGGGTGTATGTTTCTCTTCCACGAAAGTCGTTAGCGGCTCTAACGGAAACACAACGAATAATGATAACCGTAAACGGAATTCGACGGCTTCCACGGAGACCGGTACCGGGACATCGACGAAGGCGGGAGCGGTGACGGTACAGAAGCATCTGGTGCAGAGCGCTGGTCAGCGGCGGAGAGGGCCGGATGATGGACAGAGGAAAGGTAATCCGAGTCAACAAACGAAGCCGAAGGATAAAGTTGGGTCGCGGATACCGTGTGGGAAGCGGACGGATTTTGGTTATGAGAAGGATTTTGATAAGAGGTTTTCGCTTGGGAAATTGTTGGGACATGGACAGTTTGGGTATACTTATGTTGGAATTGATAAATCTAGTGGAGATCGTGTTGCTGTTAAGAGACTTGAAAAAGCAAAG ATGATTCTCCCTATTGCTGTTGAAGATGTAAAGAGAGAGGTCAAGATATTGAAAGAACTTACAGGCCATGAAAACGTGGTTCAGTTCTTTAATGCTTTTGAGGATGATTCGTATGTGTACATAGTTATGGA GTTATGCGAGGGAGGAGAACTACTTGACCGGATATTGGGCAA GAAGGACAGCCGTTATACTGAAAAAGATGCTGCAGTGGTTGTAAGGCAGATGCTGAAGGTTGCAGCTCAATGTCATTTACATGGTTTAGTACATCGCGACATGAAGCCAGAG aattttcttttcaaatcaaacaGAGAAGATTCAGCTTTAAAGGCTACTGATTTTGGTTTGTCGGATTTCATAAAACCTG GAAAGAGGTTTCCAGATATTGTTGGAAGTGCTTACTACGTCGCACCAGAAGTGTTAAAACGGAAGTCAGGCCCAGAATCGGATGTATGGAGTATTGGTGTGATTACATACATATTGCTTTGTGGGAGACGGCCATTTTGGGATAAGACCGAGGATGGTATCTTCAAGGAG GTCTTACGGAATAAGCCTGATTTCCGGCGGAAACCATGGCCAACCATAAGTACTGCTGCAAAAGATTTTGTGAAGAAATTGTTGGTAAAAGATCCTCGGGCAAGATTAACTGCTGCTCAGGCTCTAT CACATCCATGGGTTAGAGAAGGAGGAGAGGCATCCGAGATTCCGATTGATATATCTGTCCTAAATAACATGCGACAGTTTGTAAAGTATAGTCGATTGAAACAATTTGCATTGAGG GCATTGGCCAGCACACTTAATGAAGGTGAGTTTTCAGATCTAAAAGATCAGTTTGATGCAATAGACGTGGACAAAAATGGCGCTATTAGTCTGGAAGAGATGAGACAG GCTCTTGCTAAAGATCTTCCATGGAAGTTGAAAGAATCCCGGGTATTAGAGATACTGCAAGCG ATAGATAGCAACACAGATGGACTAGTAGATTTCACCGAGTTTGTAGCAGCTACATTACACGTGCATCAATTGGAGGAACATGACTCTGATAAGTGGCAGCAACGGTCACAGGCTGCTTTTGAGAAATTTGACTTAGATAAGGATGGCTATATTACTCCAGAGGAACTGAGAATG CATACTGGTATGAGAGGCTCcattgatcctttgcttgaggAAGCCGACATTGACAAGGATGGCAAGATCAGCTTACCAGAATTCCGGAGACTTTTAAGAACTGCAAGCATTGGTTCTCGAAATATAACAAGCCCGTCTCACCGTCACAGAAGGGCCTAG